GGATGGGATATAGCCTGCCGCCCTTAAGACCCAACCGAAAACCGGCACCTTGAAAAAAGTGGCTTTAACAATGGTTTTATGACGCCGAAACAAACTGATGATCACCAAAGGATCCAGATAGGAGACATGATTGCAGACAACGATGCAGTTTTCAAGGTTTTTGACTTTGGGATCAATGTGCATGCCAAGGCTTGGCATAAGCATGCGGATCAGGACCAAAAAGCCCCTGTAAAATAAACAATTAAGACATTGAATCGCTGCCTCCCGTATGGGTGGACAAACAAAGGCAATCAGATAAAACGGAGAGAAAAACAAAAGAAATCCAAAAATGAAATACCCCCACAACAACAAAGTAATGACCAAATCCCGCACAAATGACAGAATAACCAGGCCGTTGGGTTTTATTTCGTTCTTTACGTTTGGAGATTGGGATTCCATCAACTGAATTTCTTTAATACAAGGGCAGTATTCACCCCGCCAAAGGCAAAATTCTGCACGGATGCCGTGTTGATCTTCTCATCGCGCAACTGCTGTGTATGGTTGATCATGGCACAGGATTCATCCACGGTGTCAAGATTAAGGGTGGGCGGAATAAACCCGTGCTTCATCATCATCAGGGTGATGATGGTTTCAATGGCCCCGCAGGCGGCAATGGTATGCCCCATGTAGCTTTTCAGGCCTGTCACCCGTGTTTTACCTCCATACACATCATGGATAGCCATAGCCTCAATGGTATCGCCCTGGCGTGTTGCTGTGGCATGTGCGCTGATGAAATCGACATCCTCACTATCGATTTTCGCATCGGCCAGGGCCAGGGTCAACGTCTGGGTAATCCCCGCCAGGTTTGGCAAAATCATGTCGCCTCCGTTGTTGTTGGAGGCAAACCCCACAACTTCTCCCAGAATGGTTGCACCCCGCTGTTTTGCATGGTCCAGGGACTCCAGCACAAGGGCGCCTGCCCCTTCGCCCACCACCAGGCCGTCCCGCCGGCTGTCAAAGGGCCGTGGAGTAAGGTGGGGGGTGTCATTGAACCGGGTGGAGCAGGCCCGAAGGTTATCAAAGACAGCCACGGTTGAGGTGTCATATTCGTCGGCACCGCCGCACACCATGGCCTCCTGCATGCCGAACCGGATGGCTTCGTACCCGAAACCAATGGATTGGCTGCTGGTGGTACAGGCCGTACAGGGGCTGATGACCCGGCCGGATATCCCGAACATCTTTGTGATGTTCACGGCTGTGGTGTGGGCCATGGATTTTAGAAAATCAGCTGCATTGATCCCTGTATCACCCTCTTTTTTGTCCTTAAAATAGGTTTTCATGATCTGGCGCTGGACAAAGGGACTGCCGTGGATGGAGCCGAACGCCACCCCGACCTGCCCCGAGGTTAAAAAATCCTTATCCAGGCCGGATTGTTCAATGGCCCGCCGGGCGGATTCACAGGCAACAAACGCCACCGGCCCCATGGTTTTTCGATGGTTTCGTTCAAAGGAATATTCTTTGGGATAATCAATCCTGCCATAGACACCGGACTGAATCAATCCGGACAAGAACCCGTCATCTTCAAGTTTTTTAACCCCGGAAATGCCCTGGGTCAGATGCCGGATGATCTCATCCTCGGTCTCCCCGATGGGGGAAATGACGCCATATCCTGTTATAACGACCCTGCGGTTCATTTTTCTTTAGCCGACCTCCGTTTCAAACAAGGCGGCAACAGCGGCCCTGTCATACTTTCCGGAACGGGTCATGGGCATGTGTTCCACAACCTTGATCCTCCTAGGATGGGCAACGGCATCAAGCCGCCCGGAAAGAAATTGCCGGATATCCGTATGGGTGCAGTCGCCTTCCACAAGGGCACAAATATCAAAGGCTCTGCCCCGGGGAACAGGCTTTGTCAGGACCAAGGCATCCCTGACACCATCCATGGTTTTTAAGACCGCCCGGACCTGATCCAGATCCACCCGAATGCCTGCAATTTTTACAACCGTATCCGATCTGCCAAGGATAGCAAATGTGTTGCCGCGATATGATTTTACCCTGTCCGGTACCAGGTAAAACCCCAAATCATCCCGAACAATTTCAGGGGAGACAAAAGGGGATCGAATTTTTAAAGTGTCGTGTGCAATCTGGGTTTCAATGACACTGAAAGGTGAAAAATGGGTCTCATCGCGTCCCCGGCATCTAAAGGCAATGCCGCCGGTTTCTGTTGACCCGTAAACTTCCATTACAACAACATTATTTCTTTGGCGAAAATCACTTTCATCCGTTTCGTCCAGGACGCCTGCCGACGAGAACGCCAAACGCAGACTATGATCCGGAAAATCATGGCCTTTCAAGGCTCTAAAATGGGCCGGCACACTGACAAGAATGGTTGCCTCCGTAGCCGTGACCAGATTGATAATTTCATGGGGAAAGCCGCAGGTTTGATCCACCACCCTTGCACCTGCAAGCATTGGGGCAGCCACGGAAAACAGCAGACCGTAAATATGATAGGGCGGCACCGTGGCGACCACCACGTCATCTTGACAGATGTCATGGGATTTCACTTGGAATAGGGCTTCGCCCATGATATTAGCCACGGTCTTTGTCCATATGGTCGGTTTTCCGGTTGAGCCGCCGGTATACAGTTTAAGCAGAGGGGCATCTGGATCAATGGAGACGTTTAAGGGGGCGGTGTTGCAGTGGTGGTCATCCGGTGTAACGACAAGTGCTTTGACGCGCTTGGGCAAAGTCCGGCCCGGATCCGTCACCACCCATGTATGTTCCGGGTCACCTGCCAGATCCATAAGCGCCTCGTCCGAAATGTCATGGGGCAAAACCAGTATAGGCCCGCCGGCCAGCCGAGCAATAATGGCGGCAGCGGTAACAACCCTGTCCGTGGAAAATACGGCAAGATATCTTTTTTGATCACCTGTTGCAGGGCACTGAGCAAGAATGGCATGGGCCATGGCACGGATGTCAGCATAAGAGCTTTGCCCGCAAAAAGGTCTCTCAGGCGCACCGTTCCCTTTTAAAAGATCGGCCACAGCCTGTTCTGTCAAATGCTGCACGCTATTTGGTTTCATGAATCACTGACCCGGACAAAAACATTCAAATGCCGTCAGGAAATATTTCAAAATATATACACCTGTAAATTATAATTTTTACACGCAAGCCCACAATGGAAGGTCATGGTAGATAAGCGGCTGTGAACTGTCAAGGAGAAATCAGAACGTCTTTGGCATGGTTTGCGCCTGCTATGAATCCGAATTAGTGATGGGACAAAAAATGCACCCCTGTCACCCGGAATGCCGGGTGACAGGGGATGGGATGGAAGAACATAATGTACGGCCGTCCCATGCCGGAACAATATAACGGCCACGGGCCGTCCTTGGTCTTTGACCGTGGTTCGGAGCACAACGAATATTGAAACATCTCTGTGGCTTACAGAGAGTTTCTTATAAAAACCTTTGAATATATCCGTTATTCTTCGTATTTGATCTTCACTTTCAAATTTTTCAAATCTTCCGGGGTGAAAGGTTCGGCATAAAGTGCCATCTGAACAAGGGGGTTTGTCTTGGGTTCGAACGCCACCCACTTATCCCCTTTCTTTTCCAAAAAGGGCCAATTCAATAGCTCTGGAACCACAGGAATGACCCCTTTATAAAATTCAAGTTTTCCGTCCTTAAATACGGCCGGGGTAAATGCTTTGGATGCCGCAAGGGTTTTGACCGCTTCGGTGGCGTGGCATTGCTCGCACTTTCTTCCTTCACACATAATTGAATGGGTAAAATAAGGCACGTAGGAGATAAACGGTTCGTTATTTTTTCCAACTAAACTTTGCATGGTGCCGCTTGTCACTTTTCCTTTGTATTTGACCAAAAGCAAAAAGTCTTTGGCTTTGGCTGCAAAGCTTTTGGGCTTGCATTTTGTCTTGGCAAGGACACCAAAATGGCAATTGTAACATGTCATGGAATTTTGCACATGACACGCGTTGCATGCCAA
This window of the uncultured Desulfobacter sp. genome carries:
- a CDS encoding lysophospholipid acyltransferase family protein, translated to MESQSPNVKNEIKPNGLVILSFVRDLVITLLLWGYFIFGFLLFFSPFYLIAFVCPPIREAAIQCLNCLFYRGFLVLIRMLMPSLGMHIDPKVKNLENCIVVCNHVSYLDPLVIISLFRRHKTIVKATFFKVPVFGWVLRAAGYIPSMPKGRMAGLMVKQTKSLASFLEKGGILFVFPEGTRNRNAGKGTLAFHSGVFKMARLCKAPINVLVIRNTDKLFTPGRFLFHTEFSGTISVELAGTIQPDYDKENISVAGLMEQAGTVLTEKQRTSP
- a CDS encoding beta-ketoacyl synthase N-terminal-like domain-containing protein, whose amino-acid sequence is MNRRVVITGYGVISPIGETEDEIIRHLTQGISGVKKLEDDGFLSGLIQSGVYGRIDYPKEYSFERNHRKTMGPVAFVACESARRAIEQSGLDKDFLTSGQVGVAFGSIHGSPFVQRQIMKTYFKDKKEGDTGINAADFLKSMAHTTAVNITKMFGISGRVISPCTACTTSSQSIGFGYEAIRFGMQEAMVCGGADEYDTSTVAVFDNLRACSTRFNDTPHLTPRPFDSRRDGLVVGEGAGALVLESLDHAKQRGATILGEVVGFASNNNGGDMILPNLAGITQTLTLALADAKIDSEDVDFISAHATATRQGDTIEAMAIHDVYGGKTRVTGLKSYMGHTIAACGAIETIITLMMMKHGFIPPTLNLDTVDESCAMINHTQQLRDEKINTASVQNFAFGGVNTALVLKKFS
- a CDS encoding AMP-binding protein, producing the protein MKPNSVQHLTEQAVADLLKGNGAPERPFCGQSSYADIRAMAHAILAQCPATGDQKRYLAVFSTDRVVTAAAIIARLAGGPILVLPHDISDEALMDLAGDPEHTWVVTDPGRTLPKRVKALVVTPDDHHCNTAPLNVSIDPDAPLLKLYTGGSTGKPTIWTKTVANIMGEALFQVKSHDICQDDVVVATVPPYHIYGLLFSVAAPMLAGARVVDQTCGFPHEIINLVTATEATILVSVPAHFRALKGHDFPDHSLRLAFSSAGVLDETDESDFRQRNNVVVMEVYGSTETGGIAFRCRGRDETHFSPFSVIETQIAHDTLKIRSPFVSPEIVRDDLGFYLVPDRVKSYRGNTFAILGRSDTVVKIAGIRVDLDQVRAVLKTMDGVRDALVLTKPVPRGRAFDICALVEGDCTHTDIRQFLSGRLDAVAHPRRIKVVEHMPMTRSGKYDRAAVAALFETEVG